A portion of the Streptococcus urinalis 2285-97 genome contains these proteins:
- a CDS encoding class II fructose-bisphosphate aldolase: protein MAIVSAEKFVQAARDNGYAVGGFNTNNLEWTQAILRAAEAKKAPVLIQTSMGAAKYMGGYKLCKQLIETLVESMGITVPVAIHLDHGHFEDALECIEVGYTSIMFDGSHLPVEENLEKAREVVEKAHAKGISVEAEVGTIGGEEDGIVGKGELAPIDDAKAMVETGIDFLAAGIGNIHGPYPENWEGLDLDHLQKLTEAVPGFPIVLHGGSGIPDDQIQAAIKLGVAKVNVNTECQLAFCKATRDYVVEFNANEAEYMKKKLFDPRKFLKPGFDAITEAVEERIDVFGSANKA, encoded by the coding sequence ATGGCAATCGTTTCAGCAGAAAAATTTGTCCAAGCAGCTCGTGATAACGGCTATGCTGTTGGTGGATTTAACACAAACAACCTTGAATGGACTCAAGCAATTTTACGTGCGGCAGAAGCTAAAAAAGCTCCAGTTCTTATCCAAACTTCAATGGGTGCTGCTAAGTACATGGGTGGTTACAAATTATGTAAACAACTTATTGAAACTTTAGTAGAGTCTATGGGTATTACTGTACCAGTTGCTATTCATCTTGACCATGGTCATTTTGAAGATGCATTAGAATGTATTGAAGTTGGTTACACTTCAATTATGTTTGACGGTTCTCATCTTCCAGTTGAAGAAAACTTAGAAAAAGCTCGTGAAGTTGTTGAAAAAGCACATGCTAAAGGTATTTCAGTTGAAGCTGAAGTAGGTACTATTGGTGGTGAAGAAGATGGTATTGTTGGTAAAGGTGAATTAGCTCCTATCGATGATGCAAAAGCTATGGTTGAAACTGGTATTGATTTCTTAGCCGCTGGTATTGGTAACATTCATGGACCATATCCAGAAAATTGGGAAGGTCTTGATTTAGATCATCTTCAAAAACTTACAGAAGCAGTTCCAGGTTTCCCAATTGTCTTACACGGTGGTTCAGGTATTCCTGATGATCAAATTCAAGCTGCTATCAAACTTGGTGTTGCTAAAGTTAACGTAAACACAGAATGTCAATTAGCTTTCTGTAAAGCAACTCGTGATTATGTTGTTGAATTTAATGCTAATGAAGCTGAATACATGAAGAAAAAACTCTTCGACCCACGTAAATTCTTGAAACCAGGTTTCGATGCAATTACAGAAGCAGTTGAAGAACGTATTGATGTATTTGGTTCTGCAAACAAAGCTTAA
- the rpmB gene encoding 50S ribosomal protein L28, with the protein MAKVCYFTGRKTVSGNNRSHAMNQTKRTVKPNLQKVTVLIDGKPKKVWVSARALKSGKVERV; encoded by the coding sequence ATGGCAAAAGTATGTTATTTTACTGGTCGTAAAACTGTGTCTGGTAATAACCGTTCACATGCGATGAACCAAACTAAACGTACAGTTAAACCAAATCTTCAAAAAGTTACTGTTTTAATTGATGGTAAACCAAAAAAAGTTTGGGTTTCAGCTCGTGCGCTTAAATCTGGTAAAGTAGAACGCGTATAA
- a CDS encoding Asp23/Gls24 family envelope stress response protein, with protein MTVKINTKDGQIELSDDVIATVVGGSATEIFGVVGMVSKSAIKDNFQALLRKENYAKGVVVKSTEAGISVDVYTVMSYGVKISEVSKNIQERVKFNLESQLGLQADIVNVYVQNIKVVGED; from the coding sequence ATGACTGTAAAAATAAATACTAAAGATGGTCAAATTGAACTATCTGACGACGTTATTGCAACTGTTGTCGGTGGTTCAGCAACGGAAATTTTTGGCGTTGTTGGAATGGTAAGTAAAAGCGCGATTAAAGATAATTTTCAAGCATTACTTCGCAAAGAAAACTACGCAAAAGGTGTTGTCGTAAAATCAACTGAAGCAGGTATTTCTGTTGATGTTTATACTGTAATGAGTTATGGTGTAAAAATTAGCGAAGTATCAAAAAACATTCAAGAACGTGTGAAATTTAACCTTGAAAGTCAACTTGGCTTACAAGCTGATATTGTGAATGTTTATGTGCAAAATATTAAGGTTGTAGGAGAAGATTAG
- a CDS encoding DAK2 domain-containing protein: protein MSKITTSEFQEMIQAGATRLGNQAEYVNSLNVFPVPDGDTGTNMGMTMDNGAKEVSDIPASTVGEVGQILSKGLLMGARGNSGVITSQLFRGFSQSIKEKEELDGKDLAQAFQNGVEVAYKAVMKPVEGTILTVSRGAATAAIKKAEETDDAISVMEAALKGAKRALAKTPDLLPVLKEVGVVDSGGQGLVFIYEGFLAALTGEYISSQEFKATPANMSQMINAEHHKAVVGHVATEDITYGYCTEIMVALKQGPTYVKEFNYEEFQGYLSNLGDSLLVINDDEIVKVHVHTEDPGLVMQEGLKYGSLIKIKVENMRSQHDEQIHRTEGTPVPKETKDYGIIAVAAGEGLSEIFKSQGVDYVISGGQTMNPSTEDIVKAIKSVNAKNVIILPNNKNIFMAAQSAAEVVDIPAAVVETRTVPQGFTSLLAFDASKSLEENVADMTASLDDVVSGSVTLAVRDTTIEGLDIHENDILGMVDGKILVSTPDIEEALKETFDKMINEDSEIVTIYIGEEGTQDIADKVSEYLEEKFEDIEVETHSGQQPVYPYLMSVE, encoded by the coding sequence GTGTCAAAAATTACAACAAGTGAATTCCAAGAGATGATCCAAGCAGGAGCTACAAGACTTGGAAACCAAGCTGAATATGTTAATTCTTTAAATGTCTTTCCAGTACCTGATGGTGATACTGGTACTAATATGGGAATGACTATGGATAATGGAGCAAAAGAAGTTTCTGATATACCAGCTTCTACAGTTGGTGAAGTTGGACAAATCTTATCTAAAGGTTTATTGATGGGGGCTAGAGGAAACTCTGGTGTTATCACTTCACAATTGTTCCGTGGTTTCAGTCAAAGTATTAAAGAAAAAGAAGAACTTGATGGTAAAGATTTAGCACAAGCATTTCAAAATGGTGTTGAGGTTGCCTATAAGGCTGTCATGAAGCCAGTTGAAGGGACTATCTTAACTGTTTCTAGAGGGGCTGCTACTGCAGCTATAAAAAAAGCTGAAGAAACTGATGATGCCATTTCAGTTATGGAAGCTGCTTTAAAGGGAGCAAAAAGAGCACTTGCTAAAACACCTGATCTACTTCCAGTGCTTAAAGAAGTTGGAGTAGTTGACTCTGGTGGACAAGGTTTAGTATTCATATATGAAGGTTTTTTAGCTGCTTTAACTGGTGAATATATATCATCACAAGAGTTTAAAGCTACCCCTGCAAACATGTCTCAAATGATTAATGCAGAACACCACAAAGCTGTAGTAGGACATGTTGCAACTGAAGACATTACATATGGTTATTGTACAGAGATTATGGTTGCTCTTAAACAAGGTCCTACCTATGTTAAAGAATTTAACTATGAAGAGTTTCAAGGATATTTGAGTAATCTGGGAGATTCACTTCTTGTTATAAATGATGATGAAATTGTTAAAGTTCATGTGCATACGGAAGATCCAGGATTGGTCATGCAAGAAGGATTAAAATATGGATCTCTGATTAAAATCAAAGTTGAAAATATGAGAAGTCAGCATGACGAACAAATTCATAGAACTGAAGGGACACCTGTTCCAAAGGAAACTAAAGATTATGGTATTATAGCTGTAGCTGCTGGAGAAGGATTGTCAGAGATTTTTAAATCTCAAGGTGTCGACTATGTTATTTCTGGTGGACAAACTATGAACCCTTCAACTGAAGATATTGTAAAAGCAATTAAATCAGTTAATGCTAAAAATGTTATCATCTTGCCAAATAATAAAAATATTTTCATGGCTGCTCAATCTGCAGCTGAGGTTGTTGATATTCCTGCAGCTGTTGTTGAAACAAGAACTGTACCTCAAGGATTTACAAGTTTATTAGCTTTTGATGCTAGTAAGTCATTGGAAGAAAATGTTGCTGACATGACAGCTTCACTTGATGATGTAGTGAGTGGTAGTGTTACTTTGGCAGTTCGTGATACGACTATTGAAGGTTTAGATATTCATGAAAATGATATTTTGGGTATGGTTGATGGTAAAATTCTTGTTTCAACTCCAGATATCGAGGAAGCTTTAAAAGAAACATTTGATAAAATGATCAATGAAGATAGTGAAATAGTAACTATTTATATTGGTGAAGAAGGTACTCAAGATATAGCTGACAAAGTTAGTGAGTATTTGGAAGAAAAATTTGAAGATATAGAGGTTGAGACTCATTCAGGACAGCAACCTGTTTATCCATATTTAATGAGTGTTGAATAA
- a CDS encoding SPFH domain-containing protein, giving the protein MFSFLILLFWLFVAFLIVMSTLYVVKQQTVAIIERFGKYQKTATSGIHIRMPFGIDKIAARVQLRLLQSEIVVETKTKDNVFVTLNIATQYRVNEQNVIDAYYKLIKPEAQIKSYIEDALRSSVPKLTLDELFEKKDEIALEVQHQVAEEMSTYGYVIVKTLITKVEPDAEVKQSMNEINAAQRKRVAAQELANADKIKIVTAAEAEAEKDRLHGVGIAQQRKAIVDGLAESIKELKESNVGMSEEQIMSILLTNQYLDTLNNFASKDSNNTLFLPNTPNAVDDIRTQILSALKAK; this is encoded by the coding sequence ATGTTTTCATTTCTTATTTTATTATTTTGGTTATTTGTTGCATTTTTGATTGTGATGAGTACTCTTTATGTTGTTAAACAACAAACCGTTGCGATTATTGAACGATTTGGAAAATATCAAAAAACGGCAACCAGTGGTATCCATATTCGTATGCCTTTTGGAATTGACAAAATTGCAGCACGTGTCCAGTTACGACTTCTTCAAAGTGAAATTGTTGTTGAGACAAAAACCAAAGATAATGTTTTTGTTACTTTAAATATTGCTACACAATATCGTGTGAATGAACAAAACGTGATAGATGCTTATTACAAGTTAATCAAACCTGAAGCACAAATCAAGTCATATATTGAAGATGCATTACGTTCATCAGTTCCAAAGTTGACTTTAGATGAGTTATTTGAGAAAAAAGATGAAATTGCTTTAGAAGTTCAGCACCAAGTAGCTGAAGAAATGTCAACATACGGTTATGTTATTGTTAAAACGTTAATAACCAAGGTTGAACCAGATGCAGAAGTCAAGCAGTCTATGAATGAGATTAATGCCGCGCAACGTAAACGTGTAGCTGCTCAAGAGCTCGCAAATGCAGATAAGATTAAAATCGTGACTGCAGCAGAAGCAGAAGCTGAAAAAGACAGATTACATGGTGTTGGTATTGCTCAACAACGTAAGGCAATTGTAGACGGATTAGCTGAGTCTATTAAAGAATTAAAAGAATCGAACGTTGGTATGAGTGAAGAACAAATTATGTCTATTTTACTTACAAACCAATATTTAGATACTTTAAATAATTTTGCAAGTAAAGATAGTAATAACACTTTATTCTTGCCTAATACACCAAATGCTGTTGATGATATTAGAACCCAAATTCTTTCAGCTCTAAAAGCGAAATAA
- a CDS encoding putative metal homeostasis protein has protein sequence MAEKTDLSSAYRRLKSPNIKTRKRALKIIHEYKRYGKKS, from the coding sequence ATGGCAGAAAAAACCGACTTATCATCTGCATATCGCCGGTTGAAAAGTCCTAATATAAAAACGCGTAAACGTGCTCTTAAAATTATTCATGAGTATAAGCGTTATGGTAAAAAAAGTTAA
- a CDS encoding amino acid ABC transporter ATP-binding protein, which translates to MTNPILEIKHLKKSYGQNEVLKDISLSINKGEVISIIGSSGSGKSTLLRSINILEEPTAGEIIYHGENVLAKDYNLTHYREKLGMVFQSFNLFENLNVLENAIVAQTTVLKRSRNDAEKLAKENLNRVGMTEQYWKAKPKQLSGGQKQRVAIARALSVNPEAILFDEPTSALDPEMVGEVLKTMQDLAKSGLTMIIVTHEMDFAKDVSDRVIFMDKGIIAEEGTPQQLFENPKQERTKEFLQRFIK; encoded by the coding sequence ATGACTAATCCCATATTGGAAATTAAACACTTAAAAAAATCCTACGGTCAAAATGAAGTTTTAAAAGATATTTCGTTATCTATAAATAAAGGTGAAGTTATCTCTATAATAGGATCTTCTGGTTCAGGTAAATCAACTTTATTAAGATCAATTAACATTTTGGAAGAACCAACCGCAGGTGAAATTATCTATCATGGAGAAAACGTTTTAGCAAAAGATTATAACCTAACACATTATCGTGAAAAACTAGGGATGGTGTTTCAATCATTCAATTTATTTGAAAATTTAAATGTCCTTGAAAATGCAATTGTTGCACAAACAACTGTTTTAAAACGCAGTCGTAACGATGCTGAAAAATTGGCTAAAGAAAATTTAAATCGCGTTGGAATGACTGAACAATATTGGAAAGCTAAACCAAAACAACTTTCTGGAGGCCAAAAACAACGTGTTGCTATTGCAAGAGCCCTCTCAGTCAATCCAGAAGCTATCCTATTTGATGAGCCTACATCTGCCTTGGATCCTGAGATGGTTGGTGAAGTTTTAAAGACTATGCAAGATCTAGCTAAATCTGGTTTGACTATGATTATAGTCACTCATGAAATGGATTTTGCTAAAGATGTTTCTGATCGAGTCATCTTTATGGACAAAGGCATTATTGCAGAAGAAGGAACACCTCAACAATTATTTGAAAATCCAAAACAAGAAAGAACAAAAGAATTTCTTCAACGTTTCATTAAATAA
- a CDS encoding ABC transporter substrate-binding protein/permease has protein sequence MKKMITSCLLALFMLFAGFSTVGADDGYLKVGMEAAYAPFNWTQDDDSNGAVPIQGTNQYANGYDVQVAKKIATSMGKKVLVVKTTWTGLIPALTSGKIDMIAAGMSPTAERKKEVAFSNSYYTSEPVLVVKKDSKYAKATSIDDFKNAKVTAQQGVWHVKLLKQLTGAKAQTPMGDFSQMRQALSSGVIDAYISERPEAMTAEAANDSFKMITLKKGFKVSQADAAISVGLRQNDTSRLEQVNSVLASFSEKDRISLMDEMIKKQPSDKSSSDAKPNFFKQVLTILTKNWKQFLRGTGLTLLISIIGTVTGLIIGLLIGIFRTAPKSSHKLTAWLQRIFGWLLSIYIEIFRGTPMIVQAMVIYYGTAQAFGVSIDRTLAAIFIVSINTGSYMSEIVRGGIFAVDKGQFEAATALGFTHGQTMRKIVLPQVIRNILPATGNEFVINIKDTSVLNVISVVELYFSGNTVATQTYQYFQTFTIIAAIYFVLTFTVTRILRYVEKRFDADSYTTGGSGQMQIKEVSND, from the coding sequence ATGAAAAAAATGATAACATCTTGCTTACTAGCATTGTTTATGCTATTTGCGGGATTTTCTACCGTCGGTGCTGATGACGGTTATTTAAAAGTAGGAATGGAAGCCGCTTATGCTCCTTTCAATTGGACACAAGATGACGACTCAAATGGCGCTGTTCCTATTCAAGGGACTAATCAATACGCAAACGGCTATGATGTTCAAGTGGCAAAAAAAATTGCAACTTCTATGGGAAAAAAAGTATTAGTTGTCAAAACTACTTGGACAGGTCTTATTCCAGCTTTAACTTCTGGAAAAATTGATATGATAGCAGCAGGTATGAGTCCTACTGCAGAACGAAAAAAAGAAGTTGCTTTTTCAAATAGCTATTACACCAGTGAGCCAGTTTTAGTTGTGAAAAAGGACAGCAAATATGCTAAAGCCACTAGTATCGATGACTTTAAAAATGCTAAAGTAACTGCCCAACAGGGTGTTTGGCATGTTAAGTTACTGAAACAATTAACAGGTGCAAAAGCACAAACGCCAATGGGAGACTTCTCACAAATGAGACAGGCGCTTTCTTCTGGGGTAATTGATGCTTATATTTCCGAAAGACCTGAAGCAATGACCGCTGAAGCAGCTAATGATAGCTTTAAAATGATTACTTTAAAAAAAGGCTTTAAAGTTTCACAAGCTGACGCAGCTATTTCTGTAGGATTAAGACAAAACGATACTAGTAGACTTGAGCAAGTTAATAGTGTCTTAGCATCATTTTCTGAAAAAGATCGCATATCATTGATGGATGAAATGATAAAAAAACAACCATCTGACAAATCCTCATCCGATGCAAAACCAAACTTTTTCAAACAGGTCTTGACTATTTTAACAAAAAATTGGAAACAATTTTTAAGGGGAACTGGACTAACTCTTCTCATTTCAATAATTGGTACTGTAACAGGACTTATCATTGGTCTTTTGATTGGAATTTTCCGTACGGCACCAAAATCAAGTCATAAACTAACAGCATGGCTACAACGTATTTTTGGATGGTTACTTTCAATTTATATCGAAATATTCCGTGGTACTCCAATGATAGTTCAAGCAATGGTAATTTATTACGGTACCGCACAAGCATTTGGAGTATCTATTGACCGCACACTTGCAGCTATTTTTATCGTCTCTATTAATACTGGCTCCTATATGAGTGAAATTGTCCGAGGTGGTATTTTTGCCGTAGACAAAGGGCAATTTGAGGCAGCTACTGCCTTAGGATTTACACATGGTCAAACAATGCGTAAAATTGTATTGCCACAAGTTATTAGAAATATTCTTCCTGCAACAGGTAATGAATTTGTCATTAATATTAAAGATACGTCAGTCTTAAATGTTATCTCAGTAGTTGAATTGTATTTCTCAGGAAATACAGTTGCTACACAAACTTATCAATACTTCCAAACATTCACTATCATTGCTGCTATATACTTTGTGCTAACATTTACAGTAACAAGAATCCTTCGCTACGTTGAAAAACGTTTTGATGCTGATAGTTATACAACTGGTGGTTCAGGTCAAATGCAAATCAAGGAGGTCTCTAATGACTAA
- a CDS encoding undecaprenyl-diphosphate phosphatase codes for MVIIELIKAIIFGIIEGITEWLPISSTGHLILIQEFIPLNQSKAFLDMFDVVIQLGAIMAVVVIYFKRLNPFQPGKTANEVRLTWQLWAKVVIAILPVVVIGLKLDDWFNAHFYNFITVAIMLIVYGIAFIWIEKRQKSVDPNVTSLARMSYKTAFFIGLFQILSIIPGTSRSGATILGGILMGTGRTVATEFTFFLGIPVMFGASLLKVFKFFYAGNAITLSQSMILLVASLTAFLVSLYAIKFLTDYVKKHDFTVFGKYRIILGSILICFAILKLFI; via the coding sequence ATGGTCATTATTGAATTAATAAAAGCAATTATTTTTGGTATCATTGAGGGAATAACAGAATGGTTACCAATTTCAAGTACTGGGCATTTAATTTTAATTCAAGAATTTATCCCTTTAAATCAAAGTAAAGCTTTCCTAGATATGTTTGATGTGGTCATTCAACTTGGAGCCATTATGGCTGTTGTTGTGATTTACTTTAAACGTTTAAATCCTTTTCAGCCGGGAAAAACTGCAAATGAAGTTCGTTTAACATGGCAGCTATGGGCAAAGGTAGTGATCGCTATTTTACCTGTAGTCGTGATAGGTTTAAAATTAGATGATTGGTTTAATGCCCATTTTTATAATTTTATTACAGTAGCTATTATGTTAATTGTATACGGTATTGCATTTATTTGGATTGAAAAAAGGCAAAAATCAGTTGATCCTAATGTAACAAGTCTAGCAAGAATGTCATATAAAACTGCTTTCTTCATTGGTTTATTTCAAATACTAAGTATTATCCCAGGAACTAGTCGTTCTGGGGCAACTATTTTAGGGGGTATTTTAATGGGGACAGGCCGTACAGTTGCTACTGAGTTTACTTTCTTCTTAGGGATACCAGTTATGTTTGGCGCTAGTTTATTGAAAGTGTTCAAATTTTTCTATGCAGGAAATGCTATTACATTAAGCCAGTCAATGATTTTATTAGTTGCAAGTCTAACAGCATTTTTAGTCAGTCTATATGCTATCAAATTCTTAACAGATTATGTTAAAAAGCATGATTTTACAGTCTTTGGTAAATATCGAATTATTTTAGGTTCTATATTAATTTGTTTTGCCATCTTAAAATTATTTATCTAA
- the mecA gene encoding adaptor protein MecA, which yields MEMKQISETTLKITISMDDLEERGMELKDFLIPQEKTEEFFYTVMDELDLPENFKDSGMLSFRVTPRKDRLDVFVTKSDLNKDLNLDDLADMGDVSSMSPEEFFKTLEQSMREKGDTQANEKLEKVEEMMEDAVEATDSEESSTMNPLEYVHYVLDFETIEDVIRFSKTVDYMTEASELYKENQRYYMTILLDLKDKPEYFANVMYARMLEHAKPGTKTRAYLQEHGILLVDDQAIDHLKTVKLV from the coding sequence ATGGAAATGAAACAGATAAGTGAAACAACCTTAAAAATTACAATTAGTATGGATGATTTAGAAGAAAGAGGAATGGAATTAAAAGATTTTTTGATTCCTCAAGAAAAAACTGAAGAATTTTTCTACACTGTAATGGATGAGCTAGATCTTCCTGAAAATTTCAAAGACAGTGGGATGCTAAGCTTTAGAGTGACTCCTAGAAAAGATAGATTAGATGTTTTTGTGACAAAATCAGATTTAAATAAAGACCTTAATTTAGATGATTTGGCCGATATGGGTGATGTTTCTTCAATGTCACCAGAGGAATTTTTCAAAACATTAGAGCAATCTATGCGTGAAAAAGGTGATACACAAGCCAATGAAAAGCTTGAAAAAGTTGAAGAAATGATGGAGGATGCAGTAGAAGCCACTGATAGTGAAGAATCTTCAACTATGAATCCATTAGAATATGTTCATTATGTTCTTGATTTTGAAACAATTGAAGATGTTATTCGTTTTTCAAAAACTGTTGACTATATGACGGAAGCTTCAGAACTTTATAAAGAAAATCAACGTTATTACATGACCATTTTACTTGATTTAAAAGATAAACCTGAGTATTTCGCAAATGTCATGTATGCAAGAATGTTAGAACATGCTAAGCCAGGAACAAAAACAAGAGCTTATTTACAAGAACATGGCATACTTTTGGTAGATGATCAAGCAATTGATCACTTAAAGACAGTAAAGTTGGTGTGA
- a CDS encoding glycosyltransferase family 4 protein → MRAPFSVAFVFVLIGAFLLSLILTPFVRFLAFRVGAVDQPNARRINKVPMPSSGGLAIVISFLFSALFLMPKVTTYNVWHQSYFEFILPVAVSGLIITLTGFVDDIKELSPKAKLLGIVIAATIIWYFTDFRFDSFKIPFGGPLLEFGPFLTFFLTILWIVGITNAVNLMDGLDGLVSGVSIISLMTMGLVSFFFLPQINLFLTLTIFLLIASIAGFFPYNYNPAIIYLGDTGALFIGFMIAVLSLQGLKNATAIAILTPVVILGVPIVDTFVAIIRRTLSGKKFYEPDKMHLHHRLLAMGFTHRGAVLVVYGIAMLFSLISLLLNVSSRLGGILLLIGLLFGLEVFIEGIEIWGEGRTPLFNLLNFIGNSDYRQKSIDEMKHHHTNKK, encoded by the coding sequence ATGAGAGCACCATTTTCAGTGGCCTTTGTCTTTGTACTGATTGGAGCTTTTTTACTCTCATTAATATTAACGCCATTTGTCCGATTTTTAGCTTTTAGAGTAGGTGCAGTTGATCAACCAAATGCAAGACGTATCAATAAAGTTCCAATGCCGAGTTCAGGCGGTCTAGCCATCGTTATTTCATTTCTTTTCTCAGCATTATTTTTAATGCCTAAAGTAACAACTTATAATGTCTGGCATCAATCTTATTTTGAGTTTATCTTACCTGTAGCTGTATCAGGGTTGATTATTACCCTGACCGGATTTGTAGATGATATTAAAGAATTGTCACCTAAAGCTAAGTTACTAGGTATTGTCATAGCAGCAACAATTATTTGGTATTTTACAGATTTTAGGTTTGATAGCTTTAAAATTCCTTTTGGTGGCCCATTACTAGAATTTGGCCCATTCTTAACTTTCTTTCTGACGATTCTGTGGATAGTTGGCATTACTAATGCTGTAAATTTAATGGATGGACTGGATGGTTTAGTAAGTGGTGTTTCAATTATTAGTTTGATGACAATGGGATTGGTATCTTTCTTTTTTCTACCACAAATTAATTTATTTTTGACGTTAACCATCTTTTTATTAATTGCATCTATTGCTGGCTTCTTTCCTTATAATTATAATCCTGCCATAATTTATCTAGGAGATACAGGTGCCTTATTTATTGGTTTTATGATTGCAGTTTTATCTTTGCAAGGCTTAAAAAACGCAACGGCAATAGCAATCTTAACACCGGTAGTAATCCTGGGTGTTCCTATTGTTGATACTTTTGTTGCTATTATTAGAAGAACCTTATCTGGAAAAAAATTCTATGAACCTGATAAGATGCATTTACATCATCGTTTACTTGCAATGGGATTTACTCATCGTGGGGCAGTTTTAGTAGTTTATGGTATCGCAATGCTCTTTTCTCTTATTTCATTACTTTTAAATGTATCAAGTAGATTAGGTGGCATTTTACTCTTGATAGGTTTGTTATTTGGTTTAGAAGTTTTTATTGAAGGTATTGAGATATGGGGAGAAGGTCGCACGCCACTATTTAATCTTTTAAATTTTATTGGTAATAGTGATTACCGTCAAAAAAGTATTGATGAGATGAAACATCATCATACCAATAAGAAATAA
- the sufC gene encoding Fe-S cluster assembly ATPase SufC — MSVLEIKDLHVSIEEKEILKGVNLTLRTGEIAAIMGPNGTGKSTLSAAIMGHPNYEVTSGEILFDGIDILSLEVDERARLGLFLAMQYPSEIPGITNAEFMRAAMNAGKEDEEKISVRDFIKKLDEKMELLGMKEEMAERYLNEGFSGGEKKRNEILQLLMLEPKFAILDEIDSGLDIDALKVVSKGVNEMRGEAFGAMIITHYQRLLNYITPDVVHVMMEGKVVLSGGPELAQRLEKEGYVKIAEELGFDYQEEVTF; from the coding sequence ATGTCTGTACTTGAAATTAAAGATCTTCATGTCTCAATTGAAGAAAAAGAAATCTTAAAAGGTGTTAACTTAACACTTAGAACTGGGGAAATAGCGGCAATTATGGGACCAAATGGAACTGGGAAATCAACCTTGTCTGCCGCAATTATGGGACATCCGAACTATGAAGTAACCTCAGGGGAAATTTTATTTGATGGTATTGATATCTTGTCTTTGGAAGTGGATGAACGTGCAAGATTAGGTCTATTTTTAGCCATGCAATACCCATCAGAAATTCCAGGCATTACCAATGCAGAATTTATGAGAGCTGCTATGAATGCTGGAAAGGAAGATGAAGAAAAAATTTCAGTAAGAGATTTTATTAAAAAGCTTGATGAAAAGATGGAACTGCTAGGAATGAAAGAAGAAATGGCAGAACGCTACTTGAATGAAGGGTTCTCAGGTGGTGAAAAAAAACGTAATGAAATCCTACAATTGTTGATGTTAGAGCCCAAATTTGCCATATTAGATGAAATTGACTCTGGTCTTGATATTGATGCCTTAAAAGTGGTATCAAAAGGTGTAAATGAAATGCGTGGTGAAGCATTCGGAGCTATGATTATTACACATTATCAACGTTTGTTAAACTATATTACTCCTGATGTGGTTCATGTCATGATGGAAGGAAAAGTTGTTCTGTCTGGTGGTCCAGAATTAGCTCAACGACTTGAAAAAGAAGGCTATGTCAAAATTGCTGAAGAACTTGGTTTTGACTATCAAGAAGAAGTCACATTTTAA